In Campylobacter massiliensis, the DNA window CTGTTTTTTAGCGCTAGGAATTTTTGCTCTTGCGCTTCGTCTAGTTTCATTTTTTCGTTGCGATTTACGAAAAGCTTAAAGATCACGTTGTGATCCGCGTCGTAAAAGTGCAGGCTGTGCCCGAGAAATCCCATAAATTTAGTACTCACAAAGCCGATGCTCGCGATAGATTCTTCTTTGAGGTGACCGCCTAAAAAGCCTGTTTTATCGGTGAAATTTAAAAACCCTTTCGCCTTTTTAGGCATAGGCACGCTCACCTTGATCTCGATGATAA includes these proteins:
- the hutX gene encoding heme utilization cystosolic carrier protein HutX, whose protein sequence is MSDLKKQIDELFQDKKMSVYDAAKQLNVREYEILQYRGDDEFKEVGAENLMKIFEEISTWGEMLFIKNTPEFIIEIKVSVPMPKKAKGFLNFTDKTGFLGGHLKEESIASIGFVSTKFMGFLGHSLHFYDADHNVIFKLFVNRNEKMKLDEAQEQKFLALKNSF